The following coding sequences lie in one Amycolatopsis cihanbeyliensis genomic window:
- a CDS encoding NAD(P)/FAD-dependent oxidoreductase, producing the protein MTRVVVIGAGPAGLAAAEHALRAGATVTVLDEAERPGGQYHRMLPRAYAARSQHRLQHGWRAFDRRQRRVREHPRCTFSARTSVWALEPRADLPPLVHLLRGAADAAGGRAVLDPDALVLATGAHDRVLPFPGWDLPGVFTAGAAQALAKGERVLVGERAVVCGTGPFLLPVAASLLEAGGRVPAVLEANPAATLLRGWAARGWELVPQAGKAIELAGYATGQLRHRTPYRTGRAVVEARGDGRVEEVVSARLRPDWSPVPGTEQVLPVDAVCVGHGFSPRLELPVAAGCALDRGEFVLVDGDQRTSVAGVYAAGEITGVAGAPAAATEGAVAGWVAGGGDPAGITRLRRRRDRGRAFAARLARAHPTGSGWPGWLRPDTVLCRCEGTDYRTLRRALERPARSGARAVRLGTRAGLGPCQGRICGPTVAELTARSGGEVCTVHHRPIAQPIRLADLAGTPEKERDR; encoded by the coding sequence ATGACCAGGGTGGTGGTGATCGGCGCCGGGCCGGCCGGGCTCGCCGCCGCGGAACACGCCCTGCGTGCGGGGGCCACGGTGACCGTGCTGGACGAGGCCGAACGTCCCGGCGGGCAGTACCATCGGATGTTGCCGCGGGCCTACGCCGCCCGTAGCCAGCATCGGTTGCAGCACGGCTGGCGTGCCTTCGACCGGCGGCAACGCCGGGTACGGGAGCACCCCCGCTGCACCTTCTCGGCCCGGACCTCGGTATGGGCGCTGGAACCCCGCGCGGACCTGCCGCCGCTGGTGCACCTGCTGCGCGGTGCGGCGGACGCGGCGGGCGGGCGTGCCGTGCTGGACCCGGACGCGCTGGTGCTGGCCACCGGCGCGCACGACCGGGTGCTGCCCTTTCCCGGCTGGGACCTGCCGGGGGTGTTCACCGCGGGCGCCGCGCAGGCGCTGGCCAAGGGGGAGCGGGTACTGGTCGGGGAGCGGGCGGTGGTCTGCGGCACCGGGCCGTTCCTGCTGCCGGTGGCCGCGTCCCTGCTGGAGGCGGGTGGCCGGGTGCCGGCCGTGCTGGAGGCCAACCCGGCGGCCACCCTGCTGCGTGGCTGGGCCGCCCGCGGCTGGGAACTGGTGCCACAGGCGGGAAAGGCCATCGAGCTGGCCGGGTATGCCACCGGCCAGCTACGGCACCGGACCCCGTACCGGACCGGGCGCGCGGTGGTGGAGGCCCGCGGCGACGGCCGGGTGGAGGAGGTCGTCAGCGCGCGGCTGCGGCCGGACTGGTCGCCCGTTCCCGGCACCGAACAGGTGCTGCCGGTGGACGCGGTGTGTGTCGGGCATGGGTTCAGCCCGCGGCTGGAACTTCCGGTGGCGGCCGGATGTGCCCTGGATCGTGGGGAGTTCGTGCTGGTCGACGGGGACCAGCGGACCAGCGTGGCCGGGGTGTACGCCGCCGGGGAGATCACCGGGGTCGCCGGCGCGCCCGCCGCCGCGACCGAGGGCGCGGTGGCCGGCTGGGTCGCCGGTGGTGGCGATCCGGCCGGGATCACCCGGCTGCGGCGTCGGCGGGACCGGGGCCGCGCCTTCGCCGCCCGGCTGGCCCGCGCGCACCCGACCGGCAGCGGCTGGCCGGGCTGGCTGCGCCCGGACACCGTGCTGTGCCGCTGCGAGGGCACCGACTACCGGACCCTGCGCCGGGCGCTCGAGCGTCCGGCTCGCAGCGGCGCTCGTGCCGTCCGCCTGGGCACCAGGGCCGGGCTCGGCCCGTGCCAGGGGCGGATCTGCGGCCCGACCGTGGCCGAGCTCACCGCCCGCTCCGGCGGCGAAGTGTGCACGGTGCACCACCGCCCGATCGCGCAGCCCATCCGGCTCGCGGATCTCGCGGGCACACCGGAGAAGGAGAGGGACAGATGA
- a CDS encoding TetR/AcrR family transcriptional regulator, producing the protein MTPESQPGEAQARSKRADARRNQQALLAAAAEVFVTSGVDAPIREIAARAGVGMGTIYRHFPTRADLVVAVYRHQVEACAEAGPALLASAGSPLAALRQWVDLFVDFLVTKHGLANALQSDSSGFEALHTYFLDRLVPVCAQLLDAAVDADEATPGTQAYELMRGIGNLCIGRDDDPRYDPRRLIELLLNGLQRPPSS; encoded by the coding sequence GTGACCCCTGAAAGCCAGCCCGGGGAGGCGCAGGCGCGAAGCAAGCGGGCCGACGCGCGGCGCAACCAGCAGGCGCTGCTTGCCGCCGCCGCGGAGGTCTTCGTCACCTCCGGTGTCGACGCCCCGATCCGGGAGATCGCGGCCAGGGCCGGCGTCGGGATGGGGACGATCTACCGCCACTTCCCGACGCGGGCGGATCTCGTCGTCGCCGTCTACCGGCACCAGGTGGAAGCCTGCGCCGAGGCCGGTCCGGCCCTGCTGGCCAGCGCCGGCTCTCCGCTCGCGGCACTCCGTCAGTGGGTCGACCTCTTCGTCGACTTCCTGGTCACCAAGCACGGACTGGCCAACGCGCTGCAATCCGACAGCAGCGGCTTCGAGGCGCTGCACACCTACTTCCTCGACCGCCTGGTGCCCGTCTGCGCGCAGTTGCTCGACGCCGCGGTCGACGCCGACGAGGCCACGCCCGGTACGCAGGCCTACGAACTGATGCGCGGCATCGGCAACCTCTGCATTGGGCGGGACGATGATCCCCGCTACGACCCTCGCCGGTTGATCGAACTGCTCCTCAACGGGCTACAGCGGCCGCCATCATCCTGA
- a CDS encoding proline racemase family protein: MRSVRTLTAVDSHTEGMPTRVVTGGVRPIPGETMAQRRRYFIENLDELRRFLVDEPRGHPAMSGAILQPATRADADWGVLYIEVSGLLPMCGHGTIGVATVLVETGMVPVTEPETVVRLDTPAGLVEARVTVRDGVAERVTLRNVDAFVLEPDAVVDVPSLGEIRYDMAYGGNFYAIVDCERLGIPFDRAEKDRIMAAGLGIMAAINERNPPAHPVDEAISGCKHVHVVAPGSTARHSRHAMAIHPGWFDRSPCGTGTCARMAQLHARGELPLHTEFVNESFIGTRFTGRLLEETTVGTLAGVVPEFSGRAWITGTANYLLDPRDPFPAGFVL, encoded by the coding sequence ATGCGCTCGGTCCGCACCCTCACCGCCGTGGACTCGCACACCGAGGGGATGCCGACCAGGGTGGTCACCGGCGGGGTGCGCCCGATCCCCGGCGAGACCATGGCGCAGCGGCGCCGCTACTTCATCGAGAACCTGGACGAGCTGCGGCGGTTCCTTGTCGACGAGCCACGCGGGCACCCGGCGATGAGCGGGGCGATCCTGCAGCCCGCCACCCGCGCGGATGCCGACTGGGGCGTGCTGTACATCGAGGTCAGCGGCCTGCTGCCGATGTGCGGGCACGGCACCATCGGGGTGGCGACCGTGCTGGTGGAGACCGGGATGGTGCCGGTGACCGAACCGGAGACCGTGGTGCGGCTGGACACCCCGGCCGGGCTGGTCGAGGCCAGGGTGACCGTGCGGGACGGCGTCGCCGAGCGGGTGACCCTGCGCAATGTGGACGCCTTCGTGCTGGAGCCGGACGCGGTGGTGGACGTCCCCAGCCTCGGCGAGATCCGCTACGACATGGCCTACGGCGGGAACTTCTACGCCATTGTGGACTGCGAGCGGCTGGGCATTCCGTTCGATCGGGCGGAGAAGGACCGGATCATGGCCGCGGGACTGGGCATCATGGCCGCGATCAACGAGCGGAACCCGCCCGCGCATCCGGTGGACGAGGCGATCTCCGGGTGCAAGCACGTGCACGTGGTGGCGCCGGGTTCCACCGCGCGACACTCCCGGCATGCCATGGCGATCCACCCCGGCTGGTTCGACCGCTCGCCCTGCGGCACCGGGACCTGCGCGCGGATGGCCCAGTTGCATGCGCGCGGCGAGTTACCGCTGCATACCGAGTTCGTCAACGAATCCTTCATCGGCACCCGGTTTACCGGGCGCCTGCTCGAGGAAACCACGGTCGGCACCCTGGCCGGCGTGGTGCCCGAGTTCTCCGGCCGCGCCTGGATCACCGGCACCGCGAACTACCTGCTCGACCCGCGTGATCCGTTCCCGGCCGGTTTCGTTCTCTGA
- a CDS encoding (2Fe-2S)-binding protein encodes MSPRMVPAAADRAGRTDRPLAITVDGAPVSGIEGQSIAGVLLGAGRLSWRRGPSGPRGVFCGIGACFDCLVTVNGEPDVRACRRTAREGDAVLTRERE; translated from the coding sequence ATGAGCCCTCGAATGGTTCCGGCCGCGGCCGACCGCGCCGGGCGCACCGACCGGCCGCTGGCGATCACAGTGGACGGTGCGCCGGTTTCCGGGATCGAGGGCCAGAGCATCGCCGGGGTGCTGCTCGGGGCGGGCCGGCTGTCCTGGCGCCGCGGCCCTTCCGGGCCACGCGGCGTGTTCTGCGGGATCGGCGCCTGCTTCGACTGCCTGGTGACGGTGAACGGTGAGCCCGACGTGCGGGCCTGCCGCCGAACCGCCCGCGAGGGGGACGCCGTGCTGACCCGGGAGCGGGAATGA
- a CDS encoding helix-turn-helix domain-containing protein, with product MNGTGESVRDLLAANLRRARAERGLSLSELSRRSMIGKATLSQLEAGAGNPTIETVFSLSRALELPITDLLDHRQPAGMTVVRADEVEVLSGEAVDLRPLRRIETEDAIFEVYDQQVRPGGRQSSLGHVGVEHTIVQAGRLRVEVDGGSAELGPGDCVAFDAVLPHAYTAVEGPVRSVLLLQYRPGNRLDLDSGHSGAE from the coding sequence GTGAACGGTACCGGTGAGTCGGTGCGGGACCTGCTGGCGGCCAACCTGCGGCGGGCGCGGGCAGAGCGAGGGCTCTCGCTTTCCGAGCTGTCCCGGCGCTCCATGATCGGCAAGGCCACCCTTTCCCAGCTCGAGGCCGGCGCGGGCAACCCGACCATCGAGACGGTGTTCAGCCTGTCCAGGGCGTTGGAACTGCCGATAACGGACCTGCTGGACCACCGCCAACCCGCCGGGATGACCGTGGTGCGGGCCGATGAGGTCGAGGTGCTCAGCGGGGAGGCCGTCGACCTGCGGCCGTTGCGCCGGATCGAGACCGAGGACGCCATCTTCGAGGTCTACGACCAGCAGGTCCGGCCGGGCGGCAGGCAGTCCTCGCTGGGTCATGTCGGGGTCGAGCACACCATCGTGCAGGCAGGCAGGCTGCGGGTGGAGGTCGACGGCGGTTCGGCGGAGCTGGGGCCGGGCGACTGTGTGGCGTTCGACGCGGTGCTACCGCACGCCTACACCGCGGTCGAGGGTCCGGTGCGCTCGGTCCTGCTGCTGCAGTACCGCCCAGGGAACCGGCTCGACCTGGACAGCGGGCACTCCGGCGCGGAGTGA
- a CDS encoding helix-turn-helix domain-containing protein produces MTTRSDPSAMRWLLGVELAHVRKHARMTIAQAAEASGLTRAKVSYMETGRYQQYPDDVAHVLNTYGAPRQEVDRLVSLCAQTEGKSWWAPWSHVMPDWFKTFVGLEGLAAAEFVFEPMVLPGLLQTEEYAQAITEATGFVRRDHGERFVSFRLARANRLTEEEPLQLHTVIGEAALRLQVGTPEVREAQFRHLLKLARQPNVTIQVLRPEDGPHTATMGKFSVLDFERAQSIAYNEHLDGAVYVQDQDAVRTYKMAVENLRSVASAPTRSLTLIRGMIDGT; encoded by the coding sequence ATGACCACCAGGAGTGATCCGTCGGCGATGCGCTGGCTGCTCGGCGTGGAGCTGGCACACGTCCGCAAGCACGCCAGGATGACCATCGCGCAGGCCGCCGAGGCGTCCGGGCTCACCCGCGCCAAGGTCAGCTACATGGAAACCGGCCGGTACCAGCAGTACCCGGACGACGTGGCACACGTGCTGAACACCTACGGCGCACCGCGGCAGGAGGTGGACCGGCTGGTCTCGCTGTGCGCGCAGACCGAGGGCAAGAGCTGGTGGGCGCCCTGGTCGCATGTGATGCCGGACTGGTTCAAGACCTTCGTCGGGCTGGAGGGGCTGGCCGCGGCCGAGTTCGTCTTCGAGCCGATGGTGCTGCCAGGGCTGCTGCAGACCGAGGAGTACGCGCAGGCGATCACCGAGGCCACCGGGTTCGTCCGGCGGGACCACGGCGAGCGGTTCGTCTCCTTCCGGCTGGCCAGGGCGAACCGGCTGACCGAGGAGGAGCCGCTGCAGCTGCACACGGTGATCGGCGAGGCGGCGCTGCGGTTGCAGGTCGGGACGCCGGAGGTACGCGAGGCGCAGTTCCGGCACCTGCTGAAGCTGGCCCGGCAGCCGAACGTCACCATCCAGGTGCTGCGGCCGGAGGACGGACCACACACGGCCACGATGGGCAAGTTCTCGGTGCTGGACTTCGAGCGGGCCCAGTCGATCGCCTATAACGAGCACCTGGACGGTGCGGTGTACGTGCAGGACCAGGACGCGGTACGGACCTATAAAATGGCGGTGGAGAACCTGCGGTCGGTGGCGTCCGCGCCGACCAGGTCGCTCACGTTGATCAGAGGGATGATCGACGGGACCTAG
- a CDS encoding NAD(P)/FAD-dependent oxidoreductase: MSRTRVLVVGAGIIGAACARELAESGLEVIVLDRDRPGGATTAHGEGNVLVSDKGPGPELELAKLSRTLWPQTLASIGARAGAEVEWDPKGGIVVATTEEGARELAAFVERQRAAGVVVERLDATELAAAEPHLTPAVTAAFHYPEDAQVQPVAAATTLLSAALDAGATLRTGCRVLGAHTEGGRLTGIRTSQGVLGADAFVNAAGPWAGELSALLGAPVDVRPRRGEVLVTTPMPPTVFHKVYDAGYVGAVGSDSAELRTSAVVESTKAGTILLGSSRRQVGFDASLRVDVLSAIAGNALRLFPGLGAATVMRAYGGFRPYVPDHLPIIGADPRRPGLWHASGHEGAGIGLAAGTARLLRNLLLDEPAAIEPEPFRVGRAGVMVEGDA; encoded by the coding sequence ATGTCCAGAACGCGGGTGCTGGTGGTGGGTGCCGGGATCATCGGCGCCGCCTGTGCCCGCGAGCTGGCCGAGTCCGGGCTGGAGGTCATCGTCCTGGACCGCGACCGGCCAGGGGGTGCCACCACCGCCCACGGGGAGGGCAATGTCCTGGTCTCCGACAAGGGCCCCGGTCCCGAGCTGGAACTCGCCAAGCTGTCCAGGACGTTGTGGCCGCAAACGCTTGCCTCGATCGGTGCGAGGGCCGGTGCGGAGGTGGAATGGGATCCCAAGGGCGGGATCGTCGTGGCCACCACCGAGGAGGGCGCGCGGGAGCTGGCCGCCTTCGTCGAGCGGCAGCGCGCGGCCGGGGTGGTCGTGGAACGGCTGGACGCCACCGAGCTCGCCGCCGCCGAACCGCACCTGACGCCCGCGGTGACCGCGGCCTTCCACTACCCGGAGGACGCCCAGGTGCAGCCGGTGGCGGCGGCCACCACCCTGCTGTCCGCGGCACTGGACGCGGGCGCCACCCTGCGCACCGGCTGCCGGGTGCTCGGGGCACATACCGAGGGCGGGCGGCTGACCGGGATCCGCACCAGCCAGGGCGTGCTCGGCGCCGACGCCTTCGTGAACGCGGCGGGGCCGTGGGCGGGGGAGCTCTCCGCGCTGCTCGGCGCGCCCGTGGACGTGCGGCCGCGGCGCGGAGAGGTGCTGGTGACCACCCCGATGCCGCCCACCGTGTTCCACAAGGTCTATGACGCGGGTTATGTGGGTGCGGTCGGCAGCGACAGCGCGGAGCTGCGGACCTCGGCGGTGGTCGAGTCCACAAAGGCCGGAACGATCCTGCTCGGTTCCTCGCGCCGGCAGGTCGGCTTCGACGCGAGCCTGCGGGTGGACGTGCTTTCCGCGATAGCGGGCAACGCGCTGCGGCTGTTCCCGGGACTCGGTGCCGCCACGGTGATGCGGGCGTACGGCGGCTTCCGCCCCTACGTGCCGGACCACCTGCCGATCATCGGCGCGGACCCCCGCCGGCCCGGCCTCTGGCACGCCAGCGGGCACGAGGGCGCCGGGATCGGCCTCGCCGCGGGCACCGCCAGGCTGCTGCGCAACCTGCTGCTCGACGAGCCGGCCGCGATCGAGCCCGAGCCGTTCCGGGTGGGCCGGGCCGGAGTCATGGTGGAAGGAGACGCATGA
- a CDS encoding S1 family peptidase, with protein MRKRFLPRIVTMVVALVAAGLTGSLTAAAEAPSRPLMGGMELNADPTGPVHRPCVSAFNVRSGKVGYVLTHGACGKVGQKVYGPDGTLIGTIAFASTVGPDAALVEVSNTRQWEQGPWIALPETRQPLTVAGAKEAPVGDKVCISSPVSGRKCGTITARDRTVTLPDRTLRGVIQTDICVRDGDRGAPLFTLDSRGRAHAQGHLVAATRWYPCASYFQPINAVLSHYRLTLLTG; from the coding sequence ATGCGGAAACGTTTTCTGCCCCGCATTGTCACGATGGTCGTCGCGCTGGTCGCCGCCGGTCTCACCGGCTCGCTGACCGCCGCGGCCGAAGCCCCATCCCGCCCGCTGATGGGCGGGATGGAGCTGAACGCCGATCCGACCGGCCCGGTCCACCGGCCGTGTGTGTCGGCGTTCAACGTGCGTAGCGGAAAGGTCGGCTACGTACTCACCCACGGCGCTTGCGGAAAGGTCGGGCAGAAGGTGTACGGCCCGGACGGGACGTTGATCGGGACGATCGCCTTCGCGAGCACGGTCGGCCCGGATGCCGCGCTGGTCGAGGTGAGCAACACCCGGCAATGGGAGCAAGGTCCCTGGATCGCGCTGCCGGAGACCCGCCAGCCGCTGACGGTGGCCGGTGCCAAGGAGGCCCCTGTCGGCGACAAGGTCTGCATCTCCAGCCCGGTCAGCGGCAGGAAGTGCGGCACCATCACCGCAAGGGACCGCACGGTGACCCTGCCCGACCGCACCCTGCGCGGCGTTATCCAGACCGACATTTGCGTGCGCGACGGTGACCGCGGTGCCCCGCTGTTCACGCTGGACTCCCGGGGCCGGGCCCACGCACAGGGCCACCTCGTCGCCGCGACCCGCTGGTATCCCTGCGCCAGCTACTTCCAGCCGATCAACGCCGTCCTGTCCCACTACCGCCTGACCCTGCTCACCGGCTGA
- a CDS encoding aldehyde dehydrogenase (NADP(+)) has protein sequence MIDRTAARGWARTSPTERATALEAMADALDAEREDLVPLADTETHLGTPRLNGELTRTVFQLRLFAEQVRAGDFLDVRIDAADPDWPSGPRPELRRYRTALGPVLVFAASNFPFAFSVAGGDTASALAAGCPVVVKAHPGHPELSRRTAAVVERALGRPGVFALIEGEQAGVDALRDPDIRAAAFTGSVRGGLALARIAAERPEPIPFYGELGSVNPVVVTPGAARARTADIAAGYVGSLTQGAGQFCTNPGLLFAPAGSELVSRIAETLRDVAPAPMLNERIAAGYLDGARRFGERPDVRTLVWPDAEDSLAPRLLEMSIADFDATAAEECFGPFGLVVTYSDPADLPGALAALPGQLTGTLHAEEREEVTVLAEALAERSGRVIWNGWPTGVAVTHAMQHGGPFPATTAPLSTSVGTAAMERFLRPVSYQSWPDHLLPTPLREANPWNIPQHRS, from the coding sequence ATGATCGACCGCACGGCAGCCAGAGGCTGGGCGCGGACCTCGCCCACCGAGCGGGCCACCGCGCTGGAGGCGATGGCCGACGCGCTGGACGCCGAGCGCGAGGACCTGGTGCCGCTGGCCGACACCGAGACACACCTCGGCACGCCCCGGCTGAACGGGGAGCTGACCCGCACGGTGTTCCAGTTGCGGCTGTTCGCCGAGCAGGTACGGGCCGGGGACTTCCTGGATGTCCGGATTGACGCGGCCGACCCGGACTGGCCGTCCGGCCCGCGCCCCGAGCTGCGCCGCTACCGCACGGCGCTGGGCCCGGTGCTGGTGTTCGCCGCGAGCAACTTCCCGTTCGCCTTCAGCGTGGCTGGCGGGGACACCGCCTCGGCGCTGGCCGCGGGCTGCCCGGTGGTGGTGAAGGCGCATCCGGGGCACCCGGAGCTGTCCCGCCGCACCGCCGCCGTGGTGGAGCGTGCGCTGGGCAGGCCGGGAGTGTTCGCCCTGATCGAGGGGGAGCAGGCGGGGGTGGATGCCTTGCGCGATCCCGATATCCGGGCCGCGGCGTTCACCGGTTCGGTGCGTGGCGGGCTCGCGCTCGCCCGGATCGCGGCGGAGCGGCCGGAGCCGATCCCGTTCTACGGCGAGCTCGGCAGCGTCAACCCGGTGGTGGTCACCCCTGGCGCCGCGCGGGCCCGTACCGCCGATATCGCGGCGGGCTACGTGGGTTCGCTGACCCAGGGCGCGGGGCAGTTCTGTACCAACCCCGGGCTGCTGTTCGCGCCGGCCGGCAGCGAGCTGGTTTCCCGGATCGCGGAGACGCTCCGGGATGTCGCGCCCGCGCCGATGTTGAACGAGCGGATCGCCGCGGGCTACCTGGACGGCGCCCGCAGGTTCGGCGAACGTCCCGATGTGCGCACGCTGGTATGGCCGGACGCGGAGGACTCGCTCGCGCCACGGCTGCTGGAAATGAGCATCGCCGACTTCGACGCCACCGCGGCCGAGGAGTGTTTCGGCCCGTTCGGCCTGGTGGTGACCTACTCCGATCCCGCGGATCTGCCGGGGGCGTTGGCGGCCTTGCCGGGGCAGCTCACCGGCACCCTGCATGCCGAGGAGAGGGAAGAGGTCACCGTGCTTGCGGAGGCGCTGGCCGAGCGCAGCGGCCGGGTGATCTGGAACGGTTGGCCCACCGGGGTCGCGGTGACCCACGCGATGCAGCACGGCGGCCCGTTCCCCGCCACCACGGCGCCGCTGTCCACCTCGGTCGGAACGGCCGCCATGGAACGCTTCCTGCGCCCGGTCAGCTACCAGTCCTGGCCCGACCACCTGCTGCCCACGCCCCTGCGCGAGGCCAACCCCTGGAACATCCCCCAGCACCGCTCCTGA
- a CDS encoding DUF397 domain-containing protein, producing the protein MPAQDLRATQWIKSSHSANNGDCVEVAFGTDRVAARDSKDPDGGALLLSPEAFRAFLHRVRG; encoded by the coding sequence GTGCCAGCACAGGACCTGCGCGCAACCCAGTGGATCAAGAGCAGTCACAGCGCGAACAACGGCGATTGCGTCGAGGTGGCCTTCGGGACGGATCGGGTGGCCGCCAGGGACTCGAAGGACCCGGACGGCGGCGCGCTGCTGCTGTCCCCGGAAGCCTTCCGCGCCTTCCTGCACCGCGTACGCGGCTGA
- a CDS encoding alpha/beta hydrolase family protein: MSASTYAADTTSADAPAAVLSVSPVVLSAPGRPVDLQLRVSAPVTGSELPIILLSHGQGPSNNLSSLNGYAPLANFWAAHGFVVLQPTHLSSRTLDLNADHPEAPLYYRSRAEDMTIILDRLGEIENAVPQLRGRLDRGKVAVAGHSMGGHTASLLLGARFTDPHDGTEVNLAEPRIAAGVLLASPGRGGDALTEFVLENYAFLSTIDFSTMTTPALVVAGEKDTSAHLTVRGADWHTDPYFLSPAPKALVTLFDAEHGLGGISGYDVAETTDENPERVAAIQRLTWAYLRTALSPGDPAWQAARDELTTGPPSARTRRIQVTRPGLHSTPRCCEWPTRSSQERCWGMFQGLASRRGVGSRWSGQDW; encoded by the coding sequence ATGAGTGCATCGACGTACGCAGCCGACACCACCAGCGCAGACGCACCCGCCGCTGTCCTTTCGGTCAGCCCGGTGGTGCTGTCGGCTCCCGGTCGGCCCGTGGATCTACAGCTGCGAGTCTCCGCGCCCGTGACCGGAAGCGAGCTGCCGATCATCCTGCTCTCGCACGGCCAAGGCCCCTCGAACAACCTGTCCTCGCTGAATGGCTACGCCCCGCTCGCCAACTTCTGGGCGGCGCACGGCTTCGTCGTGCTCCAGCCCACCCATCTGAGCTCGAGGACGCTGGACCTGAACGCCGACCATCCCGAGGCGCCGCTGTACTACCGATCGCGGGCCGAGGACATGACGATCATCCTCGACCGGCTCGGCGAGATCGAGAACGCCGTCCCGCAACTCCGCGGGCGCCTCGACCGCGGCAAGGTCGCCGTAGCCGGGCACTCGATGGGCGGGCACACCGCGAGCCTGCTGCTGGGCGCGCGGTTCACCGATCCCCACGACGGAACGGAAGTGAACCTGGCCGAGCCCCGGATCGCGGCGGGTGTGCTGCTTGCCTCGCCAGGCCGAGGCGGCGATGCGCTCACCGAGTTCGTGCTCGAGAACTACGCCTTCCTCTCGACCATCGACTTCTCCACGATGACGACCCCCGCGCTCGTGGTCGCCGGGGAGAAGGACACCTCTGCCCACCTGACGGTCCGGGGCGCGGACTGGCACACCGATCCGTACTTCCTCTCCCCGGCCCCCAAGGCCCTCGTCACCCTGTTCGACGCGGAGCACGGGCTCGGCGGGATCTCCGGGTACGACGTCGCCGAGACCACCGACGAGAACCCTGAGCGAGTTGCCGCGATCCAGCGGCTCACCTGGGCCTACCTCCGCACCGCGCTCTCCCCCGGGGACCCGGCGTGGCAGGCGGCGCGCGACGAGCTCACGACCGGCCCCCCCTCCGCTCGGACGCGTCGAATCCAAGTAACTCGACCAGGCCTTCACTCCACACCCCGCTGCTGTGAGTGGCCCACTCGCAGCAGTCAGGAGCGGTGCTGGGGGATGTTCCAGGGGTTGGCCTCGCGCAGGGGCGTGGGCAGCAGGTGGTCGGGCCAGGACTGGTAG
- a CDS encoding dihydrodipicolinate synthase family protein, with protein sequence MSVPTGLGGVVVATALPYAEDPGAPAGLTVDHDRYAEHCRWLLENGCRGVGPNGSLGEYSSLTDAERRAVARTAIETVGADGVVVVGVHGVGAHQARHWAELAAEDGAHGVLCLPPTVYRANRGEILAHYEAVASVGLPVMIYNNPLDTKVDLDPGLVAEIAQLDNVVAVKEFSGDVRRVLEIRERAPGLDVISGADDVALESLLMGATGWFAGFPNVFPAESVRLFELATSGRLEQARALYEPLVPAFRWDSRTEFVQAIKLGMEMVGRYGGPCRPPRGPLIEEHRERVRADMARAIEALEGGAG encoded by the coding sequence ATGAGCGTACCGACCGGTCTCGGCGGCGTCGTGGTGGCGACCGCCCTTCCCTACGCCGAGGACCCCGGCGCCCCGGCCGGGCTGACCGTGGATCACGACCGCTACGCCGAGCACTGCCGGTGGTTGCTCGAGAACGGTTGCCGCGGGGTCGGCCCGAACGGCTCGCTCGGCGAGTACTCCTCGCTGACCGATGCCGAGCGCAGGGCCGTGGCCCGCACCGCGATCGAGACCGTCGGCGCGGACGGCGTCGTGGTGGTCGGGGTGCACGGGGTCGGCGCGCACCAGGCCAGGCACTGGGCCGAGCTGGCCGCCGAGGACGGGGCGCACGGCGTGCTGTGCCTCCCACCGACGGTGTACCGGGCCAACCGCGGCGAGATCCTCGCGCACTACGAGGCGGTGGCCTCGGTCGGCCTGCCGGTGATGATCTACAACAACCCGCTGGACACCAAGGTGGACCTGGATCCGGGACTGGTGGCCGAGATCGCGCAACTGGACAACGTGGTCGCGGTCAAGGAGTTCTCCGGGGATGTGCGGCGGGTGCTGGAGATCAGGGAGCGCGCGCCGGGGCTGGACGTGATCAGCGGCGCCGACGATGTGGCGCTGGAGTCGCTGCTGATGGGCGCCACCGGCTGGTTCGCCGGGTTCCCCAACGTGTTCCCCGCGGAGTCGGTGCGGCTGTTCGAGCTGGCCACCTCCGGCAGGCTGGAGCAGGCCCGCGCACTGTACGAGCCGCTGGTGCCCGCGTTCCGCTGGGACTCCCGAACCGAGTTCGTGCAGGCGATCAAGCTGGGCATGGAAATGGTCGGCAGGTATGGCGGTCCCTGCCGACCGCCGCGCGGTCCGCTGATCGAGGAGCACCGCGAGCGGGTCCGGGCCGATATGGCCCGCGCGATCGAGGCACTCGAGGGCGGGGCGGGCTGA